One window from the genome of Prosthecobacter vanneervenii encodes:
- a CDS encoding alpha/beta hydrolase has translation MRHLIASLLLLATAHAAELAIPDNVTFTRDIEFSNPDNQHLQVNLAQPKEGQGPFPAIVCIHGGGFRAGKREGYDKLLLTLAQHGYVAITVTYRLAPAYPFPAAIHDCKAAVRWLRANAAMYHVDPARIGAMGGSAGGHLAQFLGVTAGVPQFEGEGGNPGQSSAVSCVVNFYGPSDFTKSYDKSVDAKDVLPLFLGGDLSTKRKEHIISSPLYWVTPNAAPTLYLHGTADEYVAFEQASWIVDKLKAASVEAELIAFEGAGHGLKGVPLEKTESPMIAFFDKHLKPAGAK, from the coding sequence ATGCGCCACCTCATTGCCTCCCTGCTACTGCTCGCCACCGCTCATGCCGCCGAACTTGCCATCCCGGACAACGTGACCTTCACGCGTGACATCGAGTTTTCCAACCCCGACAACCAGCACCTGCAGGTGAACCTGGCGCAGCCAAAGGAAGGCCAGGGCCCCTTCCCTGCCATCGTCTGTATTCATGGAGGTGGCTTCCGAGCAGGCAAGCGCGAGGGCTACGACAAGCTCCTGCTCACCCTCGCGCAGCACGGCTATGTGGCCATCACCGTCACCTACCGCCTGGCACCCGCCTATCCCTTCCCCGCTGCCATACATGACTGCAAGGCCGCCGTACGCTGGCTGCGGGCCAACGCCGCTATGTATCACGTGGACCCCGCGCGCATCGGAGCCATGGGCGGCTCCGCCGGCGGGCACTTGGCGCAGTTCCTCGGGGTCACGGCGGGGGTGCCCCAGTTTGAGGGTGAAGGCGGCAACCCAGGCCAAAGCAGCGCCGTGAGCTGTGTGGTCAATTTCTACGGTCCGAGCGATTTCACCAAAAGCTACGACAAAAGCGTGGATGCCAAAGACGTGCTGCCGCTCTTTCTCGGCGGCGACCTCAGCACCAAGCGCAAGGAGCACATCATCAGCAGCCCTCTCTATTGGGTGACACCCAATGCGGCCCCCACACTCTACCTGCATGGCACGGCGGATGAATACGTGGCCTTTGAGCAGGCCTCTTGGATCGTGGACAAGCTCAAGGCCGCCAGTGTCGAAGCCGAACTCATTGCCTTCGAAGGCGCGGGCCACGGACTCAAAGGCGTGCCGCTGGAGAAGACCGAGAGCCCTATGATCGCGTTCTTCGACAAGCACTTGAAACCTGCGGGGGCAAAATAG
- a CDS encoding S1C family serine protease, with protein MDDLTYTLEWRGIRKSGYRFEDIEAALVTGDLHSMYKIHANGRWQVLRDYLEQYRAQYAAAALSAFDYQNQSPPDQPSSHEPLPSYDEAMSEPAQPQRLARHRERSTQLKPAWFWPAIILSGTACLMLALVLVYVLASQHFSPQRIDTSSEKTAMQEARKNENPNTDNQPIKASEPAHKEQILSNEDVATLKSPHVIRINAIWKEPDSKKGGLIQAGSTGSAVHIKNEGGYAYFVTNKHVVVIPKGAKDVHYFLEFNGEEIPFEVVKKGRYELDLAMVRCKDGSNAKMEPLKSARLAELKAGQECVAIGNALGEGISVTSGVISAFDDWSEGKYVRTSAPISSGNSGGGLFRTKDGALIGITTLASGQMKNGVVQNMNRAIPMDYVLSDIFWEDL; from the coding sequence ATGGATGACTTGACTTACACTCTGGAATGGCGCGGAATCAGAAAGTCCGGCTACAGGTTTGAGGACATCGAGGCTGCGCTCGTCACTGGAGATCTGCACTCCATGTACAAGATCCATGCAAACGGACGGTGGCAGGTGCTCCGGGACTACCTGGAGCAGTACCGCGCCCAGTACGCTGCGGCAGCCCTTTCTGCCTTTGACTACCAGAACCAGTCGCCACCAGATCAGCCCAGCAGTCACGAGCCCCTGCCCAGCTATGACGAGGCCATGTCGGAGCCTGCGCAGCCGCAACGTCTGGCCAGACACAGGGAACGCAGCACCCAGCTAAAGCCCGCCTGGTTCTGGCCTGCGATCATACTCTCAGGCACAGCCTGTCTTATGCTGGCACTGGTCCTTGTCTATGTCCTGGCCAGCCAGCACTTCTCTCCTCAGCGCATTGACACCTCGTCTGAAAAAACAGCCATGCAGGAAGCGAGAAAGAATGAAAATCCAAACACCGATAACCAGCCGATCAAGGCAAGTGAGCCGGCACATAAAGAACAGATCCTATCCAACGAAGATGTCGCCACACTCAAATCTCCGCATGTCATCCGCATCAACGCTATCTGGAAAGAGCCCGATAGTAAAAAGGGCGGCTTGATTCAAGCGGGTTCCACTGGCAGCGCCGTACACATCAAGAATGAAGGTGGCTACGCCTATTTTGTAACCAACAAACACGTGGTTGTAATTCCAAAGGGGGCAAAGGATGTCCATTACTTTCTCGAATTCAACGGAGAGGAAATCCCATTCGAAGTCGTGAAAAAGGGCCGCTACGAATTGGATCTGGCCATGGTGCGCTGCAAAGACGGCAGCAATGCCAAGATGGAGCCGCTGAAATCGGCGCGCCTTGCAGAACTTAAGGCTGGTCAGGAATGCGTTGCCATAGGCAATGCTCTCGGTGAGGGCATCAGCGTAACCTCCGGAGTCATCTCAGCATTTGACGACTGGTCCGAAGGAAAATATGTCCGCACCTCCGCACCTATCAGCTCTGGTAACAGTGGTGGCGGGCTCTTTCGCACCAAGGATGGCGCCCTCATTGGCATCACAACCCTTGCTTCGGGACAGATGAAAAACGGCGTCGTTCAAAACATGAATCGTGCCATCCCAATGGATTATGTACTTTCGGATATATTCTGGGAGGATCTCTAG
- a CDS encoding GAP1-N2 domain-containing protein, with protein sequence MAWQLIYTSAPRLLEAGRTGFGTVARHRAVSGMLASSVERFSQFARLPGHDPRRIIYACRILTVGSGSYHVLSCLQDAGSDYTGRTNHIAHHLIVEPREARTLAAAGITPADVLHGMHWRRSWTDGPRYLDAAEEVDLSAFKAPASHSWSSITGSQASAGILWSRDVLKGCYLITPAGVNTLELFQESLQQETAQAWQCRFTTCLEPTDDPADFRWIALPDSSPLRSQVENSSRTLLDLTNPSTLPLPPEPEQQPVSPESTALPPPQASFPLPAAQQKKVHQESPASQTASTLGNWAPESNQKRTAAKGKNYIGFSLLVAAVLILIVGGGLILKFHHQKQQHLAEDAYVSAIAKTWQEYDLLLDDTRKFLESQTSWETGQSLLQSHRDFFQGMRKVLNQPEEQIDLPLPNENRDDLRSFSLLLKEWTALHNDPWSHLRPDQGPLQAAKINETLGKWQEARAKLWRQLRAYVSLKISPPPADALIKKLKEIAKDSLRSTPPAQNSRREWEQLFELTEEGSVPVDAEVKKWLTTWAALDGPGGYASAQQTLADMSLPEWLRALAAGVKPPAMRVAVASGSTKPAGKEKPKLAAPVEDADSPTGTSPIFIHLLQSGEAAAGKITGLPVEAGMQLYVGASRDAHPPPDGKTETKDGELKRWALISLDGRNDLMFGPKITAAAVDTLTFSETGSLTSLPESYSLSPDGIRMVARDKDGMKVLFDLRILPLSSTATRPVFARVIEATADNATTTTLNLPAGFLGRLHLAGASAPEYSLRREGSFSEQKIFSLRKSGDSNFEVMPPQMQSSFALERNGLERQIKELEAGIVKDNADLAALETSKATAREKDIRRDNYTKARSDKEIKLRTLQDRLQSISGPSAVHFDLMPGDYTLVVATPDKVELCKLRVIPAATSNSKPVNP encoded by the coding sequence ATGGCCTGGCAACTCATCTATACCAGCGCGCCGAGGCTGCTCGAGGCGGGGCGCACTGGCTTTGGCACGGTGGCTCGCCACCGCGCCGTGAGCGGCATGCTGGCCTCCTCTGTTGAACGCTTCAGCCAGTTCGCACGCCTGCCAGGTCATGACCCACGGCGCATCATCTACGCCTGCCGCATTCTGACGGTGGGCTCGGGCAGCTATCATGTGCTGAGTTGTCTGCAGGATGCCGGCTCTGACTACACCGGACGCACCAACCACATCGCCCATCACCTGATCGTCGAGCCGCGCGAGGCACGCACCCTCGCCGCAGCTGGCATCACGCCAGCAGATGTGCTGCATGGCATGCACTGGCGTCGTTCATGGACAGATGGCCCGCGCTACCTTGATGCCGCAGAAGAGGTGGACCTGTCGGCATTCAAAGCACCGGCCTCTCACTCTTGGTCTTCGATCACAGGCAGCCAGGCCTCTGCTGGCATCCTGTGGTCGCGCGATGTCCTCAAAGGCTGCTACCTTATCACCCCTGCCGGAGTTAACACCCTTGAGCTGTTCCAAGAATCACTGCAGCAAGAAACTGCCCAGGCCTGGCAGTGCAGGTTTACCACCTGCTTGGAACCCACAGATGACCCTGCAGATTTCCGCTGGATAGCTCTGCCAGATTCATCACCACTGCGCTCCCAGGTGGAGAACTCCAGCCGGACGCTGCTGGATCTCACCAATCCGTCCACACTGCCTCTCCCCCCGGAACCAGAGCAGCAGCCAGTGAGCCCCGAAAGCACTGCCCTGCCCCCACCGCAAGCATCGTTCCCGCTTCCTGCCGCGCAGCAGAAAAAAGTGCACCAGGAGAGCCCCGCATCTCAAACAGCCAGCACCTTGGGCAATTGGGCTCCAGAATCGAACCAGAAACGGACTGCGGCCAAGGGCAAAAACTATATTGGTTTTTCACTTCTGGTGGCTGCCGTGCTCATCTTGATTGTGGGCGGAGGACTGATTCTCAAATTCCATCACCAGAAGCAGCAGCATCTGGCCGAGGATGCCTATGTCAGCGCCATCGCCAAAACATGGCAGGAATACGATCTGCTGCTGGATGACACACGGAAATTTCTCGAAAGCCAGACCAGCTGGGAGACAGGACAGTCGCTGCTGCAGTCTCACCGTGACTTTTTCCAGGGCATGCGCAAAGTGCTCAACCAACCAGAAGAGCAGATCGATCTGCCTCTGCCTAATGAAAACCGGGATGATCTCAGAAGCTTCTCTCTCCTGCTGAAAGAATGGACGGCTCTCCACAATGATCCGTGGAGCCACCTCCGCCCCGACCAAGGCCCATTGCAGGCCGCGAAGATAAACGAGACCCTTGGTAAATGGCAGGAAGCACGTGCCAAGCTGTGGAGACAGCTGCGCGCATATGTGAGTCTGAAAATCAGCCCTCCTCCAGCAGATGCCTTGATCAAAAAGCTGAAGGAAATAGCCAAGGACTCTCTGCGTAGTACGCCCCCGGCACAGAACAGTCGAAGAGAATGGGAGCAGCTTTTCGAACTCACCGAAGAAGGCTCCGTCCCGGTGGATGCCGAGGTGAAAAAATGGCTGACTACATGGGCAGCTTTGGATGGCCCCGGCGGCTATGCGTCAGCGCAGCAGACCCTTGCAGACATGTCTCTCCCCGAGTGGCTGCGCGCCTTGGCAGCAGGAGTCAAACCTCCTGCCATGCGCGTGGCCGTAGCCTCAGGAAGTACCAAGCCTGCTGGGAAAGAAAAACCTAAACTGGCGGCACCTGTGGAAGATGCAGATTCCCCCACAGGCACCTCTCCCATTTTTATCCATCTACTGCAGTCTGGGGAAGCTGCCGCTGGCAAGATTACTGGATTGCCTGTGGAAGCCGGCATGCAGCTCTACGTGGGAGCGAGCCGGGATGCCCATCCCCCCCCTGATGGCAAGACTGAAACCAAGGACGGCGAACTGAAGAGGTGGGCACTCATTAGTCTGGATGGCCGGAATGACCTCATGTTTGGGCCAAAGATCACTGCCGCGGCGGTGGACACGCTGACATTTTCTGAAACGGGAAGCCTCACCTCGCTGCCGGAGTCTTATAGCCTGTCTCCTGACGGCATCAGGATGGTGGCTCGCGACAAGGATGGCATGAAGGTCCTTTTCGATCTGCGTATTCTGCCTTTGAGCAGCACGGCTACCAGACCCGTCTTTGCCCGGGTCATTGAAGCCACTGCAGACAACGCCACCACGACAACACTGAACCTGCCCGCAGGTTTTCTGGGACGACTGCACCTGGCTGGCGCCTCGGCTCCTGAGTACTCGCTGCGGCGTGAAGGTTCTTTCTCCGAACAGAAGATCTTCTCTTTGCGAAAATCTGGAGACTCCAATTTTGAGGTGATGCCGCCGCAGATGCAGTCTTCCTTCGCACTCGAACGAAACGGCCTAGAACGACAGATCAAGGAACTGGAGGCAGGAATCGTCAAAGACAACGCCGACCTAGCCGCTCTGGAAACGTCGAAAGCCACGGCCCGGGAAAAGGACATCAGGAGAGACAACTACACGAAAGCCAGAAGCGACAAGGAGATCAAGCTGCGGACGCTACAGGACAGGCTGCAGAGCATCTCAGGCCCGTCCGCCGTGCATTTCGACCTCATGCCAGGAGATTACACGCTCGTCGTTGCAACGCCCGACAAGGTCGAACTATGTAAGCTGAGAGTCATACCTGCAGCCACGTCTAATTCCAAACCCGTCAACCCGTGA
- a CDS encoding coiled-coil domain-containing protein: MKPLPQAIQAIRAALKEEMPPSALTDAAFVYAQNCTDAERRLDRVSAMLQKGSDYQALQVAEEEPPLLDLVAALSFGEEKNWQIYCETHGLKAAPRLDANSVCELEALYAKGISANHPLYKDFRAAVLSRDDEKSIRIIRTILKLNPQDDNAQKELQRLENKALQEKMDELREALKTDDEECIATLTESIKAMAPPSKLERLDVFQQGEDVRAALRRRQAEAHVPDTLAVIQKMKAEGQWRQVGQMLADLDSLFKEHGLVPADDGQQSVIAELTQYHAKSKAADEKQHNFERTLKGFLSFVQEVETRLLTGSGVTYEEIAEKDETFVKRWKELEGYHLPVEAESLNRLRAAGHELRARLEGMQRGMRLRSMALAAGTLAVLCCVSAVGLHAWKAWTLTQELASYQSKENTGAAEDLIKTLRKDEDLLLRWPYLQAKIEEVNSWASKSRGIDKQAEDALLALEKSFSGDSTSLPPVKLLRQLDDAEALVKQLGGDLAASPRNRLAALKTKADLHLAATLKQLTASTTTTLTELEQRSASELTHEKLTTSISTSIKGIEQQLKPLEALLKPEVPALTLPADLSSRIRALRQQTDTFQKDLSSFADLRAETARATTLEDYRKAIAKWQAVKFAEAAASLKMLDTMPGEKAFQAALFTGGDLEVLQAILDDKSGRQMVPDTLLGSELKTILGLLHDEFLNNIFENTITHYSSKKPNSTYWSVGKPEQSIVGSSTRWSAKFYEPDITQTSVLFIQRSLTRVGILGEYQGDAVLNSRLSQASEMMNQLALNRVTDEKGERMYKTIQEVCDRLVQDTHDAPLAKACVLLKLESMMLLRPRDWGLHYSPSLQQDLQKLHQILANSPLRSEDWLVESSRKKWTVPLSEFFAACKKRTYQTEANAHRTYLRAAITAGLKFAGYVESDLTLSLNQQGRGAAELWVLGKEGGKPLMVANPSPAGSSTFSHISAPGALPLSPVFYVPADRQALLRQYKEALSASGTGSDLKPFSGESLFLTQP, from the coding sequence GTGAAACCTCTTCCACAAGCCATCCAGGCCATTCGTGCCGCCTTGAAAGAGGAAATGCCTCCTTCAGCTTTGACGGATGCTGCTTTCGTCTATGCTCAGAACTGCACGGATGCGGAGCGCAGGCTGGACCGCGTCAGCGCCATGCTGCAAAAAGGCAGCGATTATCAGGCCCTTCAAGTGGCCGAGGAAGAACCGCCCCTGCTGGACCTCGTTGCTGCGCTTAGCTTTGGCGAGGAAAAGAACTGGCAGATTTACTGCGAGACCCATGGTCTCAAAGCGGCTCCTCGCCTGGACGCGAACTCCGTGTGCGAGTTGGAGGCCCTTTACGCAAAGGGCATTTCGGCGAATCATCCGCTCTATAAGGATTTTCGTGCCGCCGTGCTGTCCCGCGACGATGAAAAGTCCATCCGCATAATCAGGACAATCCTCAAGCTCAACCCTCAGGATGACAACGCCCAAAAGGAGCTGCAGCGCCTGGAGAACAAGGCGCTGCAGGAAAAGATGGACGAACTGCGCGAGGCGCTGAAAACAGATGATGAGGAGTGCATTGCCACCCTGACGGAAAGCATCAAAGCCATGGCTCCGCCTTCCAAGCTGGAGCGGTTGGATGTCTTCCAGCAAGGAGAAGACGTGCGCGCCGCCCTGCGGCGCAGGCAGGCGGAAGCACATGTGCCAGACACGCTCGCTGTCATCCAAAAAATGAAAGCTGAGGGCCAATGGCGGCAGGTGGGCCAGATGCTCGCAGATCTCGACTCTCTTTTCAAAGAGCATGGACTGGTGCCAGCGGATGATGGCCAGCAGAGCGTCATCGCAGAGCTGACGCAGTACCATGCCAAGTCAAAAGCTGCGGATGAAAAGCAGCACAACTTTGAGCGTACGCTGAAAGGATTCCTCTCTTTCGTGCAGGAAGTGGAGACCCGGCTGCTTACAGGCTCCGGAGTGACCTACGAGGAGATCGCGGAGAAGGACGAAACCTTCGTCAAGCGATGGAAGGAACTTGAGGGCTACCACCTGCCAGTGGAAGCGGAATCTCTAAACCGGCTGCGTGCCGCAGGCCATGAACTCCGAGCCCGCCTGGAGGGCATGCAGCGCGGCATGCGCCTGCGCAGCATGGCGCTGGCCGCCGGAACACTGGCAGTGCTATGCTGCGTCTCCGCCGTTGGCCTGCACGCCTGGAAGGCTTGGACGCTTACCCAAGAGCTGGCCTCGTATCAGAGCAAGGAAAACACCGGGGCGGCGGAAGACCTGATCAAAACGCTGCGCAAAGATGAGGATCTGCTGCTTCGCTGGCCCTACCTGCAGGCGAAGATCGAGGAGGTGAACTCCTGGGCCTCCAAAAGCCGTGGCATCGACAAACAGGCGGAAGATGCCCTGCTGGCGCTGGAGAAATCATTCAGTGGAGACAGCACCAGCCTGCCTCCCGTGAAGTTGCTGCGCCAGCTGGATGACGCCGAAGCTCTCGTCAAACAACTGGGTGGCGACCTGGCCGCGTCGCCCAGAAATCGCCTGGCGGCGCTCAAGACCAAAGCGGACTTGCACCTGGCCGCGACTCTGAAGCAGCTTACGGCCAGCACGACCACCACCCTCACAGAGCTGGAACAGCGCAGCGCCAGCGAACTTACCCATGAGAAGCTGACAACCAGCATCAGCACCAGCATCAAAGGCATAGAGCAGCAGCTCAAGCCGCTCGAAGCCCTTCTCAAGCCTGAGGTGCCAGCGCTCACACTGCCCGCCGATCTGAGCAGCCGCATTCGCGCACTCCGCCAGCAGACAGACACCTTCCAAAAGGATCTGAGTTCTTTCGCGGACCTCCGCGCAGAAACGGCTCGCGCCACTACGTTGGAAGACTACCGAAAGGCCATCGCCAAGTGGCAGGCCGTCAAATTTGCCGAAGCCGCGGCATCTCTGAAAATGCTGGACACCATGCCTGGCGAAAAAGCGTTTCAGGCAGCCCTTTTCACTGGAGGAGACCTGGAGGTATTGCAGGCAATCTTGGATGACAAATCAGGCCGCCAAATGGTGCCAGACACCCTGCTGGGCTCCGAACTGAAAACGATCCTGGGCCTGCTGCACGATGAGTTTCTCAACAACATCTTTGAAAACACAATAACTCATTACTCCAGCAAAAAGCCCAACTCCACCTACTGGTCTGTAGGCAAGCCGGAACAATCCATCGTAGGCAGTTCCACACGCTGGAGCGCCAAGTTTTATGAGCCGGACATCACCCAAACTTCCGTTCTTTTCATTCAGAGAAGTCTGACCCGCGTTGGCATTTTAGGCGAATATCAGGGAGACGCCGTGCTCAACTCCCGCCTTAGCCAGGCCAGTGAGATGATGAACCAGCTCGCGCTCAACCGCGTGACAGACGAGAAGGGCGAACGAATGTACAAGACCATCCAGGAAGTGTGCGACAGGCTGGTGCAAGACACGCACGACGCGCCTTTGGCCAAAGCCTGCGTACTCTTGAAACTGGAAAGCATGATGCTGCTGCGCCCGCGTGACTGGGGCCTGCACTACAGCCCCAGCCTACAGCAGGACCTGCAAAAGCTGCACCAGATTCTGGCAAACAGCCCCCTGCGTAGCGAGGACTGGCTGGTGGAGTCGAGCCGCAAAAAATGGACAGTTCCACTAAGCGAGTTTTTTGCCGCTTGCAAAAAACGCACTTATCAGACGGAAGCCAACGCCCACAGGACCTACCTGCGTGCCGCCATCACCGCTGGGCTGAAATTTGCCGGTTATGTGGAATCAGACTTAACCCTCTCCCTAAATCAACAGGGGCGCGGTGCTGCAGAGCTTTGGGTTCTGGGCAAAGAAGGCGGCAAGCCGCTGATGGTGGCCAACCCATCCCCCGCCGGCTCCTCCACATTCAGCCATATTTCCGCTCCAGGCGCTTTGCCACTCAGCCCTGTTTTCTACGTGCCCGCAGACCGGCAGGCCCTGCTGCGACAATACAAAGAGGCACTCTCAGCCTCAGGAACTGGATCAGATCTCAAGCCCTTTTCTGGCGAATCCCTTTTCCTAACCCAGCCCTGA
- a CDS encoding MotA/TolQ/ExbB proton channel family protein encodes MTTGTLPNGNPYEASRKVLDWSRCDVERRFGFHGGRFTTPGKVPSFILALLLAATFYTTIILLQQKWPHTRWFAAMFLERGPCPYPTMLLFFWALTLLFIKWRKLLFQQRSFGLSIIPQEPEFVLTSATAREVRDRMCHLVDNPHHFVLFNRIDLALANLHNIGHTADVAAILKVQSENDEAQVAASYGIIQGFMWGIPVLGFIGTVQGLSQAIGAFTDTLTAGGDLVAIRASLKTVTGGLATAFETTLVALVCAFALQLIVSFLQAMESEFLDNCNDICSRQVAGRLRLQED; translated from the coding sequence ATGACCACCGGCACCCTCCCGAACGGAAATCCCTACGAGGCATCGCGCAAGGTGCTCGACTGGTCACGTTGCGATGTAGAGCGCAGGTTTGGCTTTCACGGCGGACGCTTCACCACACCAGGAAAGGTGCCATCTTTCATCCTGGCTCTGCTCCTTGCTGCTACCTTTTACACGACCATTATTCTTTTGCAGCAAAAGTGGCCCCATACGCGCTGGTTTGCCGCCATGTTTCTGGAGCGCGGGCCCTGCCCCTACCCCACCATGCTGCTCTTCTTCTGGGCGCTGACGCTGCTTTTCATCAAGTGGCGCAAGCTTCTCTTCCAGCAGCGCTCATTCGGCCTCTCGATCATACCGCAGGAACCCGAATTCGTCCTCACCTCCGCCACTGCACGCGAGGTGCGGGATCGCATGTGTCACCTGGTGGACAACCCCCACCACTTTGTGCTCTTTAACCGCATCGACCTCGCGCTGGCCAATTTGCATAATATCGGTCACACAGCCGATGTGGCAGCCATCCTCAAGGTACAATCGGAGAATGATGAAGCTCAGGTGGCGGCCAGTTATGGCATCATCCAAGGCTTCATGTGGGGAATCCCAGTCCTCGGATTTATAGGCACTGTGCAGGGCCTCAGCCAGGCGATTGGCGCCTTTACCGACACCCTCACAGCCGGTGGGGATCTCGTGGCCATCCGGGCCTCGCTCAAAACCGTCACCGGCGGCCTGGCCACCGCCTTTGAAACCACGCTTGTGGCTCTCGTCTGCGCCTTTGCACTTCAGCTTATTGTCAGCTTTCTACAGGCCATGGAGTCAGAGTTTCTCGACAATTGCAACGACATCTGCAGCCGCCAGGTGGCCGGTAGACTCCGGCTGCAGGAAGACTGA